A genome region from Blautia coccoides includes the following:
- a CDS encoding V0D/AC39 family V-type ATPase subunit, protein MIDTKYTYAVARIRALETALFTSATLDQLMACQTEEQCLQLLQEKGWGGADTPVNAEAILTREQEKIWENIKDLGVDMSVFDVLSYPNMFHNLKAAIKDVCTEENGKTMNIYYDDTAVSPDEMLEIVRSKDFSRLPKYMAGAAKEAYETLLHTRDGQLCDVIVDKAALEAIYAAGKEAKDSIIKDYAESTVAIADIKIAVRSQKTAKNMDFMKRAMVECESLSVAQLSKAAVNGIDAIVEYLSGTAYAEGGKAIAESMSAFERWCDNRMMQTMQPQKYQSFSVGPLVAYVLARENEIKTVRIILSGKRSGLSDDSIRERVREMYV, encoded by the coding sequence TTGATTGATACAAAATATACCTATGCGGTTGCGCGAATCCGTGCGCTTGAAACGGCGTTATTCACTTCTGCCACTCTTGACCAGCTCATGGCCTGCCAGACAGAGGAGCAGTGCTTGCAGCTTTTACAGGAAAAGGGATGGGGCGGCGCGGATACGCCGGTGAATGCAGAGGCAATATTGACCAGGGAGCAGGAAAAAATCTGGGAAAACATTAAAGATCTGGGCGTTGATATGTCTGTCTTCGATGTACTTTCCTACCCGAATATGTTCCACAATCTTAAGGCAGCGATCAAAGATGTATGTACCGAGGAGAACGGCAAAACCATGAACATCTATTATGATGACACGGCGGTCTCACCGGATGAAATGCTGGAGATTGTGAGAAGCAAGGATTTTTCCAGACTTCCCAAGTATATGGCCGGTGCTGCAAAAGAAGCTTATGAGACGCTGCTCCACACAAGAGACGGACAGCTCTGTGATGTCATTGTGGACAAGGCAGCCCTTGAAGCAATCTATGCAGCAGGCAAAGAGGCAAAGGACAGCATTATCAAAGATTATGCAGAGTCCACGGTTGCCATAGCTGATATTAAAATCGCTGTGCGTTCACAGAAAACCGCAAAAAATATGGATTTTATGAAGCGCGCGATGGTGGAATGCGAATCACTGAGCGTGGCACAGCTTTCCAAGGCAGCGGTGAACGGCATTGATGCTATTGTAGAGTATTTGTCGGGCACTGCTTATGCAGAGGGCGGAAAGGCCATTGCAGAGTCTATGTCCGCTTTTGAACGCTGGTGCGACAACCGCATGATGCAGACCATGCAGCCTCAGAAATATCAGTCATTTTCAGTGGGACCTCTGGTTGCCTATGTGCTTGCCAGAGAGAACGAGATCAAAACGGTACGAATCATTTTGTCCGGTAAACGCAGCGGACTTTCGGATGATTCTATCCGGGAAAGGGTAAGGGAAATGTATGTATAA
- a CDS encoding V-type ATP synthase subunit I encodes MAVMQMQRVSICALKRDRKAILEKLQTMGVMEMTQVLDDESGFEKMDTQGARTTFEKKANLADLALDILQEYAPEKKSLLSSLEGKKLIEKETYNQVAVQKEEMMDIASRITGWQKEIAECRANIQKMENQIESLAPWMSLDVPMNFEGTGSTSALIGAVSGEMTLEAIYSLIAEYAPEAEGVDVTVLSADRDSTYIVVLCLKKNAQQVEDALRQGGFARPSQIVGEVPAVEKENLEKEISALQKEIEDCQKHITEYGDKRADLRLISDYFRTRAEKYELLGHIPQSSRTFFVSGYIPKKAVPAVQKAMEEGYDLVFDVEEIREEEEAPVLLSNNPFSQSVEGVLESYGLPKKGEVDPTTIMSFFYVFFFGLMLSDAAYGLIIFLACFIVLRKYPRMSHGMHKSLKMFMYCGLSTLVWGVLFGGYFGDAIDVVARTFFHVNIPDGGLVKAAWFVPLNDPMRLLMYAMLFGVIHLFMGLGLKGYMLLKDKQYMDFFCDVIIWYVFLIGLVMMLLPSSIFASISQLPEGTFPPAVSQIGKVMAIAGAVGLLLMSGRANKNIALRLALGAYDIYNVTGWLSDVLSYSRLLALGLATGVIASVVNQMASMLGDGFIAAIGFIVIFIVGHSLNLAINLLGAYVHTNRLQFVEFFGKFYEGGGRPFNPFKLTTKYVDVKEETYL; translated from the coding sequence ATGGCAGTAATGCAGATGCAGCGAGTCAGTATCTGCGCGCTGAAAAGGGACCGGAAGGCCATCCTGGAAAAGCTGCAGACCATGGGTGTTATGGAAATGACCCAGGTGCTGGACGATGAGTCAGGCTTTGAAAAGATGGATACCCAGGGAGCCAGGACTACTTTTGAAAAGAAAGCGAATCTGGCAGATCTAGCACTGGATATCCTGCAGGAATACGCACCGGAAAAGAAATCCCTGCTGTCCAGTCTGGAAGGAAAAAAACTGATTGAAAAAGAAACTTACAACCAGGTGGCGGTTCAGAAGGAAGAAATGATGGACATTGCTTCCCGTATAACCGGCTGGCAGAAAGAAATCGCGGAGTGCCGTGCAAATATCCAGAAAATGGAGAACCAGATTGAATCGCTGGCTCCGTGGATGAGCCTGGATGTACCTATGAATTTTGAGGGTACAGGTTCAACCAGTGCACTTATCGGTGCTGTTTCAGGTGAAATGACGCTGGAAGCGATTTACAGCCTTATTGCGGAGTACGCTCCCGAGGCTGAAGGCGTGGATGTGACAGTCCTTTCTGCGGACAGAGATTCCACTTATATTGTTGTGTTGTGTCTGAAGAAGAATGCACAGCAGGTGGAGGATGCGCTGCGGCAGGGCGGTTTTGCTAGGCCATCTCAGATCGTGGGAGAAGTTCCGGCGGTCGAAAAAGAAAATTTGGAGAAAGAAATCAGTGCACTCCAAAAAGAAATTGAGGATTGTCAGAAGCATATTACTGAATATGGAGACAAGCGCGCAGACCTGCGTTTGATATCTGACTATTTCCGAACCAGAGCAGAGAAATACGAACTCCTGGGACATATTCCACAGTCCTCCAGGACCTTTTTTGTCAGCGGATATATACCGAAAAAAGCGGTTCCCGCAGTGCAGAAGGCAATGGAAGAGGGCTATGATCTGGTCTTTGATGTGGAAGAGATACGGGAGGAAGAGGAAGCTCCGGTGCTTCTGAGCAATAATCCCTTTTCTCAGTCTGTGGAGGGGGTTTTGGAATCCTATGGTCTTCCGAAAAAAGGTGAGGTTGACCCTACGACGATTATGTCGTTTTTCTATGTGTTTTTCTTCGGTTTGATGCTGTCTGATGCGGCATATGGACTGATTATTTTTTTGGCATGTTTTATTGTACTGAGAAAGTATCCGCGTATGAGCCACGGCATGCATAAATCATTAAAAATGTTTATGTACTGCGGTCTTTCCACTTTAGTGTGGGGCGTTCTCTTTGGAGGATATTTCGGAGATGCCATAGATGTTGTGGCAAGGACATTCTTCCATGTGAATATACCGGATGGCGGACTCGTGAAGGCAGCCTGGTTTGTTCCGCTGAATGATCCCATGCGTCTTCTTATGTACGCTATGCTGTTTGGTGTGATCCATCTGTTTATGGGTCTTGGTCTGAAAGGGTACATGCTTCTGAAAGATAAGCAGTACATGGATTTCTTCTGTGATGTTATTATCTGGTATGTATTTTTGATCGGCTTGGTTATGATGCTGCTTCCAAGCAGTATCTTTGCTTCTATTTCCCAGCTTCCGGAAGGGACTTTCCCACCGGCAGTTTCACAGATAGGAAAGGTCATGGCTATAGCAGGAGCTGTTGGGCTGCTTCTCATGTCAGGCCGTGCCAATAAAAATATCGCGCTCCGTTTGGCACTGGGTGCGTACGATATCTATAATGTGACAGGATGGCTCAGTGATGTACTGTCCTACTCACGTCTTCTTGCTCTTGGTCTTGCCACAGGTGTTATCGCGTCTGTAGTAAACCAGATGGCAAGTATGCTGGGCGATGGTTTTATTGCCGCTATCGGTTTTATTGTGATTTTTATTGTCGGACATTCACTGAATCTGGCAATCAATCTTTTGGGCGCATATGTGCATACAAACCGTTTACAGTTTGTCGAATTCTTCGGCAAGTTTTATGAGGGTGGAGGAAGACCTTTCAACCCGTTTAAATTAACTACGAAATATGTAGATGTTAAGGAGGAAACTTATTTATGA
- a CDS encoding RluA family pseudouridine synthase — protein MKTTQIPPNILYEDAHLLVCCKSPGIPVQTRKINTPDLESILLTYLTSKGEPPYLAVIHRLDQPVEGILVFAKTREAAKELNAQVQNGKMEKYYLAAVSGILKEKESRLENELIKDAKTNTSRVTRQKTPQSKKAVLEYRVLKEAEDRSLLEIHLLTGRHHQIRVQMAYAGHPLLGDTKYNPQAGSEKEWQYIALCAYKLIFTHPKTKKKMEFQVKPSGNFPIV, from the coding sequence ATGAAAACAACTCAGATACCCCCCAATATCTTATATGAAGATGCCCATCTCTTAGTCTGCTGCAAGTCCCCGGGTATTCCCGTTCAGACCAGGAAAATCAACACCCCGGATCTTGAATCTATCCTCCTAACCTACCTTACCTCAAAGGGCGAACCTCCTTATCTGGCTGTAATACACCGTCTGGATCAGCCGGTGGAAGGTATCCTTGTCTTTGCAAAAACCAGGGAAGCCGCAAAAGAGCTGAATGCGCAGGTACAAAACGGTAAAATGGAAAAATACTACCTTGCCGCTGTCAGCGGTATTTTAAAGGAGAAAGAGTCCCGTCTGGAAAATGAACTGATAAAAGACGCGAAGACAAATACGTCAAGGGTCACCAGACAAAAAACACCGCAGAGCAAAAAAGCGGTTCTGGAATACCGTGTGTTAAAAGAAGCAGAAGACAGATCACTTCTTGAAATACATCTTCTGACCGGCCGGCATCACCAGATCCGCGTACAGATGGCATATGCCGGACATCCGCTTTTAGGTGACACCAAATATAATCCCCAGGCGGGGTCAGAAAAGGAATGGCAGTACATAGCTTTGTGTGCATACAAATTGATTTTTACTCATCCAAAAACTAAGAAAAAAATGGAATTCCAGGTAAAGCCTTCTGGAAATTTTCCTATAGTATAG
- a CDS encoding V-type ATP synthase subunit F, whose translation MYKIAVVGDYDSIYGFATLGLDTFPVTSRKEAEEKLEHLAASKYGIIYITEALAAECKKTIDKFQEELLPAVIQIPGVSGNTGEGVQGVKTSVEKAVGSDILFSNN comes from the coding sequence ATGTATAAGATTGCAGTTGTGGGCGATTACGACAGTATTTACGGGTTTGCTACACTGGGTCTTGATACGTTCCCGGTAACATCCCGAAAAGAAGCTGAAGAAAAACTGGAGCATCTGGCAGCGAGCAAATATGGGATCATCTATATCACAGAGGCGCTGGCTGCGGAATGTAAAAAGACCATAGATAAATTTCAGGAAGAGCTGCTTCCTGCCGTGATCCAGATTCCCGGCGTATCCGGAAATACAGGTGAAGGCGTGCAGGGAGTGAAAACATCCGTGGAAAAAGCGGTTGGCTCGGATATTCTCTTCAGCAATAATTAA
- a CDS encoding V-type ATP synthase subunit K: MSQLGIVYALLGAALAVLLAGAGSSIGVGIAGQAAAGVVTEDPSKFAKVLIMQLLPGTQGIYGLLVGFITLSKIGLLGGGMLDLTPQQGLLVLAACLPIGIVGLISGKYQGMTSAAAIGIVAKKPEQFGKAMLFPAMVETYAILALLISILSVTNLSF; encoded by the coding sequence ATGAGTCAGTTAGGAATTGTTTACGCATTACTTGGTGCAGCATTAGCAGTATTATTAGCAGGTGCAGGTTCATCTATCGGTGTAGGTATTGCAGGTCAGGCAGCAGCAGGTGTTGTAACAGAGGATCCAAGCAAATTCGCAAAAGTTCTGATCATGCAGCTTCTGCCTGGTACACAGGGTATTTACGGTCTGCTGGTTGGTTTCATCACACTTTCCAAAATCGGCCTGTTAGGCGGCGGTATGTTAGACCTGACACCACAGCAGGGCTTACTGGTATTAGCAGCTTGTCTGCCAATCGGTATCGTTGGTTTGATCTCCGGTAAATATCAGGGAATGACATCTGCAGCAGCTATCGGCATTGTTGCCAAGAAACCGGAACAGTTCGGTAAAGCTATGCTTTTCCCGGCAATGGTTGAGACATACGCAATTCTTGCTCTGCTGATTTCCATTCTTTCCGTAACAAACCTTTCCTTCTAA
- a CDS encoding V-type ATP synthase subunit A has product MSKGTIKKVAGPLVIAEGMRDSNMFDVVRVSNQRLIGEIIEMHGDEASVQVYEETSGLGPGEPVESMNAPLSVELGPGLITSIYDGIQRPLDEIMKVSGTNLKRGVEVPSLKRDKKWNFVPTVKVGDVVQNGDIIGTVQETIVVNHKIMVPYGINGKVKEIKAGEFTVEDMVAVIETEDGDKEVGMMQTWPVRKGRPYQKKLPPEMPLVTGQRVVDTFFPIAKGGVAAVPGPFGSGKTVIQHQLAKWAEADIVVYIGCGERGNEMTDVLNEFPELKDPKTGQSLMERTVLIANTSDMPVAAREASIYTGITIAEYFRDMGYSVALMADSTSRWAEALREMSGRLEEMPGEEGYPAYLGSRLAQFYERAGHVVSLGSDNREGALSVIGAVSPPGGDISEPVSQATLRIVKVFWGLDSALAYKRHFPAINWLTSYSLYLDNMADWFNEKVAPDWMEDRQKMMSLLQDEAELEEIVKMVGMDALSAGDRLKMEAARSIREDFLHQNSFHEVDTYSSLQKQYLLMKLVIAFYEQSKEALDKGANIQGLIKMDVREKIGRFKYVTEDKLDKEYKVTMDELAADIANVFGKEDF; this is encoded by the coding sequence ATGAGCAAAGGTACGATTAAAAAAGTTGCAGGGCCGCTGGTTATCGCGGAGGGCATGAGGGACTCAAATATGTTCGACGTTGTCCGTGTTAGTAACCAGCGTCTGATTGGTGAGATCATCGAGATGCACGGTGATGAAGCCAGCGTTCAGGTATACGAGGAGACATCAGGACTGGGACCGGGCGAACCGGTAGAGTCTATGAATGCACCTCTTTCCGTAGAACTTGGACCAGGTCTTATCACAAGTATTTACGATGGTATCCAGCGTCCGCTGGATGAGATTATGAAGGTTTCCGGCACGAACTTAAAGAGAGGTGTTGAAGTTCCTTCTCTGAAGAGAGATAAAAAGTGGAACTTTGTGCCTACTGTTAAAGTGGGTGATGTAGTACAGAACGGCGATATTATCGGTACTGTACAGGAAACTATCGTTGTAAACCACAAGATCATGGTTCCTTACGGGATCAACGGTAAAGTAAAAGAGATCAAAGCCGGTGAATTTACAGTAGAAGATATGGTTGCTGTCATTGAGACCGAAGACGGTGACAAGGAAGTCGGCATGATGCAGACATGGCCGGTTCGTAAAGGCCGTCCTTATCAGAAAAAGCTGCCGCCGGAGATGCCTCTGGTAACCGGTCAGCGTGTTGTTGATACGTTCTTCCCCATCGCAAAAGGCGGTGTGGCAGCCGTTCCGGGACCATTCGGAAGCGGTAAAACAGTTATCCAGCATCAGCTTGCAAAGTGGGCTGAGGCCGATATCGTGGTTTATATCGGATGTGGTGAGCGTGGAAATGAGATGACAGACGTTCTGAACGAGTTCCCTGAATTGAAGGACCCGAAGACAGGACAGTCTCTGATGGAACGTACCGTTTTGATTGCCAATACCTCAGATATGCCTGTTGCGGCACGTGAGGCTTCTATTTATACAGGTATTACCATCGCGGAATATTTCCGTGATATGGGTTACTCCGTAGCCCTGATGGCAGACTCCACATCACGTTGGGCAGAGGCTCTTAGAGAGATGTCAGGACGTCTGGAAGAGATGCCTGGTGAGGAGGGATATCCTGCATACCTGGGTTCCCGTCTGGCACAGTTCTATGAGAGAGCCGGACATGTGGTATCTCTGGGCAGTGACAACAGAGAAGGCGCCCTTTCCGTTATCGGTGCTGTATCTCCTCCGGGTGGTGATATTTCAGAGCCTGTATCCCAGGCAACCCTGCGTATCGTAAAGGTATTCTGGGGACTGGATTCCGCTCTGGCTTACAAACGTCATTTCCCGGCGATCAACTGGCTGACCAGCTACTCTCTGTATCTGGACAACATGGCGGACTGGTTCAATGAGAAGGTTGCTCCTGACTGGATGGAAGACCGTCAGAAGATGATGAGCCTTCTTCAGGATGAGGCAGAGCTGGAAGAAATCGTTAAGATGGTTGGTATGGATGCACTTTCTGCAGGTGACCGTCTGAAAATGGAAGCTGCCCGCTCCATCCGTGAGGACTTCCTGCATCAGAACTCTTTCCATGAGGTAGATACCTACAGTTCTCTGCAGAAACAGTATCTCCTTATGAAACTGGTTATCGCATTCTATGAGCAGTCAAAGGAAGCGCTGGATAAAGGCGCCAACATTCAGGGGCTGATCAAGATGGATGTCCGCGAGAAGATCGGACGTTTCAAATATGTGACGGAAGATAAGCTGGACAAAGAATATAAAGTGACAATGGACGAACTTGCTGCTGACATTGCCAATGTATTTGGGAAGGAGGACTTCTAA
- a CDS encoding ABC transporter substrate-binding protein, translated as MRRTIVALLCIALAAGSLAGCGDNKDKKEVPVNTEAKAEDKPNVESNRNPQQEEDKEDTKEDQKEEEKDNTDNSGQNEDSQDAKDTEEENEADMSEDLTMTTLKNSAGTIDYTSLEGLDLEAGGHIAVVVKSTKTAYWATVKKGMEAAVKDLNKKLEYKGDDKIKLSFEGPSDETDVESQINIIDAVLAENPGVLCLAAIDMESCQAQLETAEENGIPVVVLDSGVVTGTVNTVCSTDNQAAGAEAAKKLSEAIGGSGEIAVMAHIESSESSQDREKGFADEIAANHPGIKIVNISYENEETSVKEMAAKVLEENPNLKGYFCTNQITADDVLDALKEAGREHTAVVGFDAGKKQKEAIKDGRETGVIAQNPYGMGYATVVAAARAWLGLENDSFINPGYQWIDAACLDDEKLKNYLYE; from the coding sequence ATGAGACGTACAATTGTTGCCTTATTATGTATTGCGCTGGCAGCGGGTTCCCTGGCAGGGTGCGGTGATAATAAGGATAAAAAAGAAGTACCTGTAAACACAGAGGCAAAGGCAGAAGATAAGCCGAATGTGGAGAGTAATAGGAACCCTCAGCAGGAGGAAGATAAAGAAGATACAAAAGAAGATCAAAAGGAAGAAGAAAAAGACAATACTGATAATTCCGGCCAGAATGAGGATAGTCAGGACGCAAAGGACACAGAGGAAGAGAACGAGGCAGATATGTCGGAAGACCTCACGATGACAACCCTGAAAAATAGCGCAGGCACCATTGACTATACATCTCTGGAGGGGCTGGACCTGGAGGCGGGCGGCCATATTGCAGTTGTTGTGAAGAGCACAAAGACAGCATACTGGGCTACTGTGAAAAAGGGTATGGAAGCGGCTGTCAAAGATTTAAATAAAAAACTGGAATATAAAGGTGATGATAAGATAAAACTATCCTTTGAGGGACCGTCCGATGAGACTGATGTTGAGAGCCAGATCAATATCATCGACGCGGTTCTGGCTGAGAATCCGGGAGTCCTCTGTCTTGCTGCCATAGACATGGAATCCTGCCAGGCACAGCTTGAGACGGCTGAGGAGAATGGTATCCCCGTAGTTGTGTTGGATTCCGGAGTTGTGACAGGCACAGTGAACACTGTGTGCTCCACAGACAATCAGGCGGCAGGTGCCGAAGCTGCGAAGAAGCTCAGTGAGGCCATAGGCGGCAGTGGTGAGATCGCTGTAATGGCACATATTGAAAGCTCTGAGAGCAGCCAGGACAGGGAAAAGGGATTTGCCGATGAGATCGCGGCAAATCATCCCGGGATTAAAATTGTAAATATTTCCTATGAGAACGAGGAGACCTCTGTGAAAGAGATGGCGGCCAAGGTGTTGGAAGAAAATCCTAATCTAAAAGGATACTTCTGTACGAACCAGATCACTGCGGATGATGTTTTAGACGCGTTGAAGGAAGCCGGAAGAGAACACACCGCTGTTGTTGGGTTTGACGCGGGTAAAAAGCAGAAGGAAGCCATCAAAGACGGAAGGGAAACGGGAGTCATTGCCCAGAATCCGTACGGCATGGGATATGCCACTGTAGTAGCGGCAGCCAGGGCTTGGCTGGGGCTGGAAAATGATTCTTTCATCAATCCTGGGTATCAGTGGATCGATGCGGCATGTCTGGATGATGAGAAGCTGAAGAACTACTTATACGAGTAA
- a CDS encoding AI-2E family transporter, producing MRWKKAGITVGVVAGVFLIMKYAVPVMLPFLLGWILALAVLPAARWIASRKVCRKLRFTEGGVGAVLILLLSVGSILGVMWLLQALSAQIGRLISLYPVIKREFCQIIGQCCIQVEHTVGIPARESSQYIYMQLDHISSSFLDGSQSMEAAVGSMKKCVVIVGGLILCVVSAVLILQEHGEWKKRFSALSVFKKTRALLKSLQSGIAEYFKAQIKIMGIIILLCIAGLFLLGTPHFLVAGLALGLLDALPVLGTGTFLVPAALVLALRGNAAGAVGCIALYLVTSCVRQFLEPRLIGKKVGVSPLLVLLSVYLGLFLYGGAGFLLGPLSALVIYGILREWDLLDYGKSE from the coding sequence ATGAGATGGAAGAAAGCGGGCATAACAGTGGGAGTAGTTGCAGGTGTATTTCTGATTATGAAATACGCGGTACCTGTGATGCTCCCTTTTCTATTGGGGTGGATTCTGGCACTCGCTGTACTCCCGGCAGCCAGGTGGATTGCCAGCCGGAAAGTCTGCAGAAAACTCCGTTTTACAGAGGGCGGTGTCGGTGCGGTACTGATCCTCCTCCTTTCTGTGGGAAGTATCCTTGGAGTCATGTGGCTTCTCCAGGCTCTTTCCGCCCAGATTGGCAGACTGATATCCCTTTATCCGGTGATAAAAAGAGAATTTTGTCAGATTATAGGCCAGTGCTGTATACAGGTGGAGCACACAGTGGGAATTCCGGCCAGAGAGAGCAGCCAGTATATTTATATGCAGCTTGACCATATCAGCAGCTCTTTTTTAGACGGCAGTCAGTCTATGGAAGCGGCAGTTGGTTCTATGAAAAAATGTGTGGTTATCGTGGGAGGGCTGATCCTGTGTGTGGTATCCGCAGTTTTGATCCTGCAGGAACATGGGGAGTGGAAAAAGCGCTTTTCTGCCCTGTCAGTTTTCAAAAAAACAAGAGCGCTGCTCAAAAGTCTGCAAAGCGGGATCGCGGAGTATTTTAAAGCACAGATAAAAATCATGGGTATTATTATTCTGCTCTGCATTGCCGGGTTATTTTTATTGGGAACACCACATTTTTTAGTGGCCGGGCTGGCTCTGGGACTGCTGGATGCACTGCCTGTTTTGGGGACGGGTACATTTTTAGTACCGGCAGCTCTTGTACTTGCCCTTAGAGGGAACGCGGCGGGGGCTGTTGGCTGTATTGCTCTTTATCTTGTCACCAGCTGCGTCAGACAGTTTTTGGAACCCCGCCTCATCGGAAAGAAGGTGGGAGTGTCTCCTCTTCTTGTTCTTTTATCGGTTTATCTCGGACTTTTTTTGTACGGAGGCGCAGGTTTTCTGCTGGGACCTCTCTCAGCTTTGGTAATATACGGGATTTTACGTGAATGGGATCTTCTGGACTATGGAAAAAGTGAATAG
- a CDS encoding V-type ATP synthase subunit E — MTGLEKMKSQILDEAKSSASDIIDRAQKSADAVKKEMREKAEAECGRISKKAEADVENIKERALSSCDLQKRKALLEAKQEVISEVLEKSYSTLLSADDETYFNMLRKMLDKFVLAQEGEICFSPEDLKRMPQGFEKEISDIAEKKGGKLVLSKEHRNIRGGFVLIYGGIEENCTFKAMFDSKRGELSDKVHALLFS; from the coding sequence ATGACTGGATTAGAAAAAATGAAAAGCCAGATTCTGGATGAAGCAAAAAGCTCCGCTAGTGATATCATCGACCGTGCGCAGAAGAGCGCAGACGCAGTAAAAAAGGAGATGAGAGAAAAAGCGGAAGCAGAATGCGGACGTATCTCCAAAAAAGCGGAAGCTGATGTTGAGAATATAAAGGAACGTGCACTTTCTTCCTGCGACCTGCAGAAGAGAAAGGCGCTTCTGGAGGCAAAACAGGAAGTGATTTCCGAGGTGCTGGAAAAATCATACAGCACGCTGCTTTCGGCAGATGACGAGACTTATTTCAACATGCTTCGCAAAATGCTGGACAAATTCGTTCTGGCTCAGGAAGGGGAAATTTGTTTCTCACCTGAAGATTTGAAGAGAATGCCGCAGGGTTTTGAAAAAGAAATTTCGGACATAGCTGAGAAAAAGGGCGGAAAACTGGTTCTTTCCAAAGAGCACAGGAACATCCGCGGCGGCTTTGTTCTTATATATGGTGGAATCGAGGAAAACTGTACCTTTAAGGCCATGTTTGATTCCAAGAGAGGTGAACTTTCCGACAAAGTTCATGCATTATTATTTTCGTAA